A genomic stretch from Sphingobacterium sp. ML3W includes:
- a CDS encoding sulfatase-like hydrolase/transferase: MIYRKTFYRILAVLSVLSLVEISVFAQQRPNVIVILSDDGGYDDFGCYGGKVVHTPHIDELAKHGILFQCAYASASVCAPSRAGLLTGRYQQRFGFEHNISKRPTAGTTPEDIGMDTSVATIADFMKYNGYKTVGIGKWHQGDGPQFHPLKRGFDHFYGFIGGDRSYFPIPGKVKPTQMLVDDSRIVPEDSIRYLTETLTDKAISYVHRYRQQPFFMYLAFNAIHTPVEAPLTQNSKYSHVADPLRRAYLAMLENMDSNIGRLIDQLKSDGLYENTLIIFMNDNGAATNNGADNGQLRGLKGSKWEGGIRVPMIIQWPARLPQGKVVDAMVSGMDILPTSIDAIQGKNIPGQQIDGLSLLSAYKTAKNGHDYLFWRRGVAKAVRHAEWKLIVVKDDPILLFNLKNDLKEQHNLAEKYPDNVNKMLDKLAEWEKKMTAPKWLSGVLDNDQNQMMKHRMDVIGRAAEKKYP, translated from the coding sequence ATGATCTACCGGAAAACGTTCTATCGTATACTTGCGGTGTTGAGTGTACTTTCTCTAGTTGAAATTTCTGTTTTTGCACAGCAGCGGCCCAATGTCATTGTGATTTTGAGCGACGATGGCGGTTATGATGATTTTGGTTGCTATGGTGGTAAGGTGGTGCATACACCGCATATCGATGAGCTGGCTAAACATGGGATTCTTTTTCAGTGTGCTTATGCATCTGCATCGGTTTGCGCACCCTCACGTGCCGGTCTGCTGACGGGGCGGTACCAACAACGCTTTGGGTTCGAACACAATATTTCCAAACGGCCGACGGCAGGAACGACACCAGAAGATATTGGGATGGATACATCGGTGGCAACGATAGCTGATTTTATGAAATACAATGGGTATAAAACCGTAGGTATCGGCAAGTGGCATCAGGGGGACGGCCCCCAATTTCATCCACTTAAGCGTGGTTTTGATCATTTCTATGGTTTTATTGGCGGCGATCGTTCTTATTTTCCAATCCCTGGAAAGGTAAAACCTACGCAGATGCTGGTCGATGATAGTCGTATTGTCCCCGAAGATTCTATTCGCTATCTGACAGAAACATTGACCGACAAGGCAATCTCCTATGTTCATCGTTATCGCCAGCAACCTTTTTTTATGTATTTGGCTTTTAATGCGATACATACTCCTGTGGAAGCTCCACTGACGCAGAATAGTAAATATAGTCATGTTGCAGATCCTTTGCGCCGCGCTTATTTGGCAATGCTGGAGAATATGGACAGCAATATTGGCCGTTTGATAGACCAGCTGAAAAGCGATGGACTTTATGAAAATACCCTGATTATCTTTATGAATGATAATGGTGCGGCTACAAATAATGGCGCGGATAATGGACAGCTACGCGGTTTAAAAGGGTCGAAATGGGAAGGCGGTATACGCGTGCCCATGATTATACAATGGCCGGCACGACTACCGCAGGGAAAAGTAGTCGATGCGATGGTGTCGGGTATGGACATTTTGCCAACCAGTATAGATGCCATACAGGGGAAAAATATTCCCGGACAGCAGATCGATGGACTGAGCCTCCTGTCGGCTTATAAGACAGCGAAAAATGGACACGACTACTTGTTTTGGCGACGGGGAGTCGCTAAAGCGGTCCGTCATGCCGAATGGAAACTGATTGTCGTCAAGGATGATCCGATATTGTTATTTAACTTGAAAAACGATCTGAAAGAACAACATAATCTTGCCGAAAAATATCCCGATAACGTGAATAAAATGTTGGATAAATTGGCTGAGTGGGAAAAAAAGATGACTGCTCCCAAATGGTTGAGTGGAGTTTTGGATAATGATCAGAACCAAATGATGAAACATCGAATGGATGTCATTGGACGGGCAGCAGAAAAGAAATACCCTTAA
- a CDS encoding Gfo/Idh/MocA family oxidoreductase yields the protein MKHIVKIFFLLTMLFQHIAYADSPLKVAVAGLNHDHVYLLLNLYKEKKVEIIGIAESNSILADRIQTQYNLPKSVFYPDLSSLLKRVKPDVVLAYNPTNEHINVAEICLPLKIPVMVEKPMATTLADAKRIATLSRENKTLFLVNYETTWYKSNQQLKQLLEQNAVGRVTRMIVKDGHEGPKEIGCSSYFLDWLTEPQKNGGGALMDFGCYGANLMTWIKNGERPISVSAITHRLKPEIYPKVEDDATIILKYRDGSTGIIQASWAWPYSVKDLQVFGTKAQLYAQNDKRLVKYTQHNEEPTVIPTDQPYFENHIQYLEHVLNRKQLAEGDLGSISNNVTVVEILEAAKRSAKEGKTVTLN from the coding sequence ATGAAACATATAGTAAAGATATTTTTTTTGTTGACGATGCTATTTCAGCATATTGCTTATGCGGACAGTCCACTGAAAGTCGCTGTTGCGGGGCTCAATCACGACCATGTATATCTCCTGCTGAATTTATACAAAGAGAAGAAGGTCGAGATCATTGGAATAGCAGAGTCCAATAGTATCCTCGCGGACAGGATTCAGACACAATACAATCTTCCGAAATCCGTTTTTTACCCAGATCTCTCTTCATTATTAAAAAGAGTAAAACCTGATGTGGTTCTTGCTTACAACCCCACCAATGAGCATATCAATGTAGCGGAAATCTGTCTGCCTCTCAAAATACCGGTCATGGTGGAGAAGCCAATGGCGACCACATTGGCTGATGCCAAACGTATCGCCACACTCTCCAGGGAAAACAAAACACTTTTTTTGGTCAATTATGAAACGACCTGGTATAAAAGCAACCAACAGCTCAAGCAATTATTGGAGCAAAATGCCGTGGGCCGTGTGACACGGATGATTGTAAAGGATGGGCATGAAGGGCCCAAAGAGATCGGCTGCAGCAGCTATTTTCTCGATTGGCTAACGGAGCCGCAAAAAAATGGTGGTGGTGCATTAATGGATTTCGGCTGTTATGGGGCCAATCTCATGACATGGATCAAGAATGGCGAACGGCCTATTTCTGTCAGTGCTATTACACATCGACTGAAACCCGAGATCTATCCCAAAGTCGAAGATGATGCGACCATTATCTTAAAGTACCGCGATGGCAGTACTGGTATCATCCAGGCATCTTGGGCATGGCCTTACAGTGTAAAAGATCTTCAGGTATTTGGGACAAAGGCCCAACTCTATGCACAAAATGATAAAAGACTGGTGAAATATACACAGCATAATGAGGAGCCGACAGTTATTCCAACGGATCAGCCTTATTTTGAAAACCATATCCAATATTTGGAACATGTTTTAAACCGAAAGCAGCTAGCTGAAGGCGATCTAGGTTCCATCAGTAATAATGTGACGGTAGTTGAGATATTGGAGGCTGCGAAGCGTTCTGCGAAAGAAGGAAAGACGGTAACATTAAATTGA
- a CDS encoding TonB-dependent receptor has product MKIKANNVFWLLCAIAASSSAVQARPLTLTNSQFLLVQNPVRGRVVDAQGNAVSGATIQNLKSKKSVQSDEKGNFQIDAEIGDRLGISYVGFSNLVQPIAQSNGQLFVLQTNENTLEEVTISIGYQKIRKSDVTGAIASVKAEELNLSAPKLSQALVGKVAGVQVMQTSGAPYDGTKIRVRGMGSINAGSDPLYVIDGYPAGNNLNINPNDIESIDILKDAASAAIYGSRAAGGVVLITTKRGKEGKNNVDYEVLGGFGQLSKKIDVLNAEQFIDLLIDGRNNSYKDLLAAKGITWNDSRRYDDNKTRIGNVGNAGSVSIPEEYYDFATGTAKQSKYDTDWQDALYRNAPFQRHNLSTYGGNEKNRYFLSGSYQNQQGIMLGTDQKVFNFRANIDSKVSKRLTVGANVSFTYNDNNEVTTGRYDRSPSMAALIYLPTLPVYNEDGSYAQYLMAGLSANNYGIQNPENPLAYVTQVKNNRRGKKGLYNAFADFSIIDGLNLKVNGGLSTYDEKYDYFRPTSISDGNNKPYSPQAITAAYADAKTKNEVDKLLETTLNYNKTFGEKHQISALLGYSAQRTDFDYQGVRANGFNSNAIGEITDKGADPSNFQLLKDDTFKRITTLQSYFSRVNYSFDSKYFLSASIRTDGSSRFGPNNKWGTFPSISGGWTISKEDFYTDWLGQQSTLKLRASWGRSGNNNIREYRSVSVFNSPAGVILGDKVSTAYTAGDLYDPNLSWETTSQYNAGLDLGLLKGRLNVMANFYLSRSFNLLFDQPISAVSGSTTILTNLPNSKVQNKGVDLQVDATLIRKSEFELGISGNINVNRNKVLDLGGSSTILTNGAERSYLTHITQEGSPIGMFYGFKVLGVATEDNYKTVAPSAASSTPLQPGDLYFEDVDGNGIVNDADKRVIGNPHPNFTYGFALSMRYREFDLRASFNGSQGNKVLDGYDYYLYNMEGSGNQYADVAQRYRSAQNPGNGKVYRASRGGTQSNSTRLSDFYLQDGSFLRMTNIALGYNMPKNIAEKLSLSGIRVYATVDNPFTISKYKGYNPEPDYNQRGNLTPGVDYGLYPLVRSYNLGVKVTF; this is encoded by the coding sequence ATGAAAATTAAAGCCAACAATGTCTTTTGGTTGTTATGTGCCATTGCAGCAAGCTCATCAGCTGTTCAAGCCAGACCTCTCACACTCACCAATTCGCAATTTCTACTGGTACAAAATCCTGTTAGAGGCCGTGTGGTCGATGCGCAGGGCAACGCAGTTTCGGGGGCGACGATCCAAAATCTGAAAAGTAAAAAGTCTGTTCAATCCGATGAAAAAGGAAATTTTCAGATCGATGCGGAGATCGGTGATAGACTTGGTATCTCCTATGTCGGATTTAGCAATCTTGTCCAACCTATTGCACAATCCAATGGGCAGCTCTTTGTCCTACAGACCAATGAAAACACGCTTGAAGAAGTAACGATTTCTATCGGTTATCAGAAAATACGAAAATCTGATGTTACCGGTGCAATTGCTAGCGTCAAAGCGGAAGAACTAAACCTCAGTGCACCAAAACTATCCCAGGCTTTAGTTGGTAAAGTAGCCGGCGTACAGGTAATGCAAACAAGTGGTGCCCCTTATGATGGGACCAAGATCCGCGTACGTGGTATGGGATCTATCAACGCAGGTTCGGATCCACTCTATGTTATCGATGGCTATCCTGCTGGAAATAATTTAAATATTAATCCCAATGATATCGAATCCATTGATATCCTCAAGGATGCGGCATCCGCTGCCATCTATGGATCGCGGGCAGCTGGCGGCGTTGTGCTGATCACCACCAAACGCGGTAAAGAAGGTAAAAACAATGTCGATTATGAAGTGCTGGGTGGCTTTGGTCAGCTCTCCAAAAAAATTGATGTTTTGAATGCCGAACAGTTTATCGACCTTTTGATTGATGGTCGTAACAACTCCTACAAAGACCTATTGGCAGCCAAAGGAATTACTTGGAATGACAGCCGCCGTTATGATGATAATAAAACCCGTATCGGCAATGTCGGAAATGCCGGTTCTGTAAGTATTCCTGAAGAATATTATGATTTTGCAACAGGTACAGCTAAACAATCCAAATACGATACCGATTGGCAAGATGCTCTTTACCGTAATGCGCCTTTCCAACGCCATAATCTCTCCACTTATGGCGGCAATGAAAAAAATCGCTACTTTCTAAGTGGCTCGTATCAAAACCAACAAGGTATCATGTTGGGTACAGATCAAAAAGTATTTAACTTCCGAGCTAATATTGACAGTAAGGTTAGTAAAAGACTCACTGTCGGGGCCAATGTTTCCTTTACTTACAACGACAACAACGAAGTGACCACTGGTCGCTACGACCGCAGTCCCTCGATGGCAGCGCTAATCTATCTCCCTACATTGCCCGTATATAACGAAGATGGTTCTTATGCACAATACCTGATGGCCGGGCTTTCTGCAAATAATTATGGTATCCAGAATCCCGAAAATCCATTGGCTTATGTGACTCAGGTCAAAAATAACCGCCGTGGTAAAAAAGGGCTTTATAATGCCTTCGCAGACTTTTCAATTATCGATGGATTAAATCTCAAAGTAAATGGTGGATTGTCTACCTATGATGAAAAATACGATTATTTCCGCCCAACAAGTATTTCTGACGGAAATAATAAACCTTATTCTCCACAAGCAATCACAGCTGCCTATGCGGATGCCAAAACCAAAAATGAGGTGGATAAGCTCCTTGAGACGACATTAAATTATAACAAGACTTTTGGTGAGAAACACCAAATTTCTGCATTGTTAGGTTACTCTGCACAACGGACAGATTTCGATTATCAAGGTGTAAGAGCCAATGGATTTAATAGCAATGCTATTGGTGAAATCACCGATAAAGGTGCTGACCCCTCCAATTTTCAACTATTAAAGGATGATACTTTCAAACGTATTACAACACTTCAATCGTATTTCAGCAGGGTAAACTATAGTTTTGATTCGAAATACTTCCTATCTGCTTCCATCCGTACCGATGGTTCTTCGCGCTTCGGCCCAAATAATAAATGGGGAACTTTCCCTTCCATTTCTGGAGGCTGGACAATTTCCAAAGAGGACTTTTATACAGATTGGTTAGGACAGCAGTCTACGCTGAAATTGCGGGCAAGCTGGGGGCGTAGCGGCAACAATAATATCCGAGAATATCGCTCTGTATCTGTGTTTAATTCCCCAGCAGGTGTGATCTTAGGTGATAAAGTGAGTACGGCATATACTGCCGGTGATCTATATGATCCTAATTTGAGCTGGGAAACGACTTCTCAATATAATGCAGGGTTGGATCTTGGACTCCTGAAAGGGCGTTTGAATGTAATGGCTAATTTCTATTTGAGCCGTTCGTTTAATTTGTTATTCGATCAACCCATTTCTGCGGTATCCGGATCAACGACAATATTGACCAATTTGCCAAATTCCAAAGTGCAAAACAAAGGCGTTGACTTACAGGTGGACGCGACATTGATCCGTAAAAGTGAATTTGAATTGGGCATCAGTGGAAATATTAACGTCAACCGCAATAAAGTCTTGGATTTGGGTGGATCGTCAACGATCTTAACCAATGGTGCCGAACGTTCCTATCTGACCCATATCACACAGGAAGGAAGCCCAATCGGTATGTTCTATGGCTTTAAAGTTCTTGGCGTGGCAACGGAGGACAATTATAAAACAGTAGCGCCATCAGCAGCTTCATCTACGCCGCTGCAACCCGGTGACCTTTATTTTGAGGACGTCGATGGAAACGGTATTGTTAATGATGCAGACAAACGGGTGATCGGTAATCCCCATCCGAATTTTACCTATGGCTTTGCGTTGAGTATGCGCTACAGAGAATTTGATTTACGTGCATCTTTCAATGGATCACAAGGCAATAAAGTACTGGATGGCTATGATTACTACCTCTATAACATGGAGGGGTCTGGCAACCAGTATGCAGATGTTGCACAACGTTACCGATCGGCACAAAACCCAGGTAACGGCAAGGTATACCGTGCTTCCCGCGGTGGTACACAAAGTAACAGTACGCGTCTGTCAGATTTCTACCTACAGGATGGTTCCTTTTTACGTATGACCAATATTGCCCTGGGGTATAATATGCCAAAAAACATCGCTGAAAAATTGAGTTTATCCGGAATACGGGTGTATGCAACGGTGGACAATCCTTTTACGATCTCCAAATACAAAGGCTATAATCCCGAACCGGATTATAACCAACGGGGAAACCTGACTCCGGGTGTCGATTATGGACTGTACCCACTGGTCAGATCCTATAATCTCGGTGTAAAAGTAACTTTCTAA
- a CDS encoding RagB/SusD family nutrient uptake outer membrane protein, translating to MKKRYLLPLVLFALSSCSKDFLNQKDPNAIQIEDYFKSENDVLLAVNGLYQTLRSGSTIGEGSTLYNEERSDNTGRNDNQSNAGEPFQFNDFSLLPSNTYLKTHWAAMFAGISRCNVILTHIDEVSFSSEALKQRYMAETKFVRALLLFHMVRKFGDIPMSTVQVTSKEQANELAFRQKESVIYQQIIQDLTDALSSDLPNTQAEYAVGRTSKAAVNAILGQVYLTLGATQASGSAENFAKAEQYLSASYGMRTFGQLKEIPYTQVFDVGMKMQCKELVFQIQYLQGDQNYSSSIARNYQAKGEFINSQNKATGGGEVVKLDLIKDYEEGDLRKDFSVKFAKDPQVNDWFVTKFRDNSVKAGSAGWGGNDWILIRYADVMLLLAETKYHLGKEAEAIALLDQVRERAGLSSYAASMLNNDYRTKYPTLKEAILHERRVELAFENQRWFDLIRNYNPQELVTYFKTKNQADYGNAKISNISTKDRYYPIPFDEYKLDPQRMYQNPGY from the coding sequence ATGAAAAAAAGATATTTATTACCGCTAGTGCTTTTTGCCCTGTCTTCATGTAGCAAAGATTTCTTAAATCAAAAAGATCCAAACGCCATCCAGATCGAAGACTATTTTAAGTCGGAGAATGACGTGCTTTTAGCTGTCAATGGCTTATATCAAACCCTACGCTCAGGGAGTACAATAGGCGAGGGCAGTACACTATACAACGAAGAACGATCCGATAATACCGGACGTAATGATAATCAGTCCAATGCAGGGGAGCCCTTTCAGTTCAATGACTTTTCACTGCTGCCAAGCAATACCTATTTAAAAACACACTGGGCGGCAATGTTTGCAGGCATTAGTCGTTGCAATGTAATCCTCACACATATCGATGAAGTCTCTTTCTCAAGCGAAGCGCTGAAACAGCGGTATATGGCCGAAACAAAATTTGTACGTGCATTACTGCTTTTCCATATGGTACGTAAATTCGGCGATATTCCCATGTCAACCGTTCAGGTAACCAGCAAGGAACAGGCAAATGAACTCGCATTTCGTCAAAAGGAATCGGTCATTTATCAGCAGATCATTCAGGATCTTACCGACGCCCTTTCCAGTGATTTGCCGAATACACAGGCGGAATATGCCGTGGGGCGGACATCGAAAGCTGCAGTGAATGCTATTTTAGGGCAGGTATATTTGACTTTGGGTGCTACTCAGGCTTCAGGAAGTGCTGAAAACTTTGCAAAGGCTGAGCAATATCTTAGCGCATCCTATGGCATGCGGACTTTCGGTCAATTGAAAGAAATACCATATACCCAAGTATTTGATGTCGGGATGAAAATGCAATGTAAAGAATTGGTTTTTCAAATTCAGTACCTACAGGGGGATCAGAACTACAGTTCGAGTATTGCAAGGAATTATCAGGCAAAAGGTGAATTTATTAATTCGCAAAACAAAGCAACTGGGGGGGGCGAGGTTGTTAAATTGGACCTAATCAAAGACTATGAAGAAGGTGACTTAAGAAAGGATTTCTCCGTCAAATTTGCAAAAGACCCTCAAGTCAACGATTGGTTTGTGACTAAATTTAGGGATAATAGCGTGAAAGCAGGCAGTGCAGGCTGGGGCGGAAATGACTGGATTTTGATCCGTTATGCTGATGTGATGTTATTATTGGCTGAAACAAAATACCATCTGGGTAAAGAAGCTGAGGCTATTGCGCTATTGGATCAGGTGCGCGAACGTGCTGGCCTGTCTTCTTATGCAGCCTCAATGTTAAACAATGACTACCGTACAAAATACCCGACATTAAAGGAGGCGATCTTGCACGAGCGCCGTGTGGAGCTGGCTTTCGAAAATCAACGTTGGTTTGACTTAATCCGGAACTATAATCCGCAGGAATTGGTGACGTACTTTAAAACTAAAAACCAGGCGGATTATGGAAATGCTAAAATCTCCAATATATCCACAAAGGATCGGTACTATCCAATTCCTTTCGATGAATATAAATTGGATCCACAGCGTATGTATCAAAATCCGGGTTATTAA
- a CDS encoding YdcF family protein, which translates to MTGIIKKIILLTLGICGMHISKGQLKPNPAGPQDWVIRKNYYASYLLLKDSALTQQLCASPAVSALLNQRFDRFKRSDHCADLSCFLEAFKWKNSEIELMAEQISSQIKGNRKLEELVESALMPSKTYGIPRDETAKMYLKKALLQDFGAMNYVVDVYGGGKKPNYPKIDSISFDVNRKAYLQLLDDIRQDVLKDIPTGKEALFMTMMTAVRLLEINERWDAAQLEPLIAQENKKAFEQVKKTDFSAYPYSLLLTLGAGPENYGQPISPGGMLRARMAARSYFEKLAPFIVLSGGKVHPYKTAYIEAIEMKKYLINVMGVPEQAILIDPHARHTTTNLRNTARILLNYGFPKDKFAIVNSSKAHIDAVEKMADRCIRELGYVPYSLGKRISDVIIEFQAKEEAFTIDPDEPLDP; encoded by the coding sequence ATGACAGGTATCATTAAAAAGATCATTTTGTTGACTTTGGGAATATGCGGAATGCATATTTCCAAAGGTCAGCTCAAACCCAATCCTGCCGGTCCGCAGGACTGGGTAATCCGCAAGAATTATTATGCAAGCTATCTGTTGTTAAAGGATTCTGCCTTAACACAGCAGCTTTGTGCGTCTCCAGCTGTTTCAGCATTGTTGAACCAGCGGTTTGACCGTTTTAAGCGAAGTGATCATTGCGCGGATCTCAGCTGTTTTCTGGAAGCTTTTAAATGGAAAAATTCTGAGATCGAACTCATGGCTGAACAAATTTCCAGTCAGATCAAGGGCAACAGGAAATTGGAGGAACTGGTTGAATCAGCTTTGATGCCATCAAAGACTTATGGTATACCAAGGGATGAGACTGCAAAAATGTATCTTAAGAAAGCGCTGTTACAGGACTTTGGTGCCATGAACTATGTTGTTGATGTCTATGGCGGTGGCAAGAAGCCCAACTATCCCAAGATTGATTCAATTTCTTTTGATGTGAATCGTAAGGCTTACCTTCAGCTTTTGGATGATATACGTCAGGATGTGCTAAAAGATATTCCGACTGGTAAGGAGGCGCTTTTTATGACCATGATGACAGCAGTAAGGCTGCTTGAGATCAATGAACGTTGGGATGCCGCGCAATTGGAGCCACTGATAGCACAGGAAAATAAAAAGGCGTTTGAACAAGTGAAAAAAACGGATTTTTCCGCTTACCCTTACAGCCTGTTGCTGACGCTGGGCGCAGGCCCCGAAAACTATGGACAGCCGATCAGTCCCGGCGGAATGTTGCGAGCACGCATGGCTGCCCGTAGTTATTTTGAAAAATTGGCCCCTTTTATTGTACTTTCCGGCGGAAAGGTACACCCCTATAAAACGGCTTATATCGAGGCAATCGAGATGAAAAAATACCTGATCAATGTCATGGGAGTTCCGGAACAAGCGATCCTGATCGATCCGCATGCCCGCCATACAACTACAAATCTGCGCAATACTGCCCGTATACTATTGAACTATGGATTTCCTAAAGATAAATTTGCTATCGTCAACAGCAGTAAGGCACATATCGATGCAGTGGAAAAAATGGCCGACCGTTGTATCCGCGAATTGGGTTATGTACCCTACAGCCTTGGAAAACGAATTTCGGATGTTATCATCGAATTTCAGGCGAAAGAAGAAGCATTCACAATTGATCCGGATGAGCCGCTGGATCCCTAA